The DNA segment AGAATATTTGCAACCTTCTATTTGGAACGTAAATAATCGGAGGAAAACGTTGAGGCATGTACTGGACATATTTTTAAGACAGAATTTGTCCGCTACGGAGCAATCGTCTCCCATGATACAACAACAAACTTAATCGAACTCTACGGTATGTAGAGAATTATCACCGAAACAAGAAACAATAGAAGATATAAGGAGGAAAAATTATgtaaacaatttttttaaatttttgtactCCATTCCCATGTTTATCATTTAACCCACTTCTCTCCTCTTTGTTTTGTGCTTACACAATAGCACAATCAATTATTATCCATAGAGATAGAGGTGGCAATTTCATGTTTCGTGTCAAAATGGTGTTaaatatggttttatatgttataaatgttaGATAAATGATTTTCGTGTCAGTCGGGTTGTCTCTGTAAATCGTGTTTTCGTGGCAGAAATTACCACTCCTACATAGAGACAAGGGTAAATCTGTCCGCATGAAAAAAAAGCCATATTGAACACCTGTTTCAAATATATTGTAAATAGTTGGGATATCATTAACTCTGTAGGTACATATCCAATTGTTTGCTACACCATTCATAGTCTTCTATTATTTACACATCGTTTGACCTTTGAGTGGGAAGAttacatgaaaaaaaaaaaaagataaatttcaaataaaacttctgtggtttcactaattttcagataaatgactgtgatttactttttttcaaAGTAAGAAACTAAAGTTTTCAACTTTGGcaaaataaggattttttcgattgatactattaaaatcactctTGACGacttaaaaatgacatattttaagaactactaatattctaagcaactttaattcttcatcttttttattttgagattatttagatgatgtttggtaaaaaagagagaaagttaatgtttagagagagaaagttctaaaaaagatgattttcaaaaatcgaaaatgtagttccatagcaaatatgacattgaacaactttaattcttgaaaattttcattttcagatcgttaaagatggttttaatagcattaatccaaaaagtcattgttttattaaaagtgtgaaacctcaatttTGGACAAAATCAATTACCTGGACCGGATTTAAATATGGTCCCGTCCATTTAACTTACCTAGAAACAACCTCAATCGGGAATTGAAAAGTAAAACTTTATCCccaacttcaaaaaaaaattctcgtCTTCTCAATTTCAGGATCTAGTGATTCcagttgaatgcccgaacttctagttcCGTGTacgaacaaaaactacgcacatgaaccgaaactttcgAAGCTATGCTAAAAGTAGACAATTCCTTCCTAGCGGGTAAGATAATTCCAATGACTGTATTCCTCATTCCTACTTTCTGATATATCTGTTTGAGAAGAGTCTCCATGGTGATGATCTGTTGTTTCTAAGAGAGATAAATGTAagtgtttaaggaaatgatatgataaaagaagaaattattttggttttaatgtaggaattgaataatttttttttacaaagagatatgatgttttgatgaatggttaagtttatagaaaaGAGTTAAAAGTGTTTGGGAAGAGAAAAAATTTCTCTGGAAAAACCATCCGTCACGTCTGACATgctttttcaaaaatttcattTCCCTTCTATGATGTATCTGCATgttgaatttcttttctgtaaaCTTCTTCTGTGAATGGTATTaatgatcaaatctccagttcATTCTTTTTTagaaaacttggattttttttcctgTTTATCTGCTAACAATctaaatgaaaatattaaataacaacaaggatttagtcctagtgaccatcctcaataaaataaaataaaactatataaaatacataaattatataaatctaTAAACCAAGATTcggaataaaaaaaacaataattaaaaaaaaatcaaatatcaaCACCGTTCCCCggtaacggcgccaaaaacttattgagcgaattccgcaagtgcacggtttcgcttgtagtaataaaaaaacatcgatcccacagagaacatctgataatttgattaaaaattattgttttaattaaattcgttttctcaAGGTTTATAGGAAAATCGTTAATGGTTTAAAAAAgtttctaattctaattttggttatagttaagattaccatttatagaaattatatttagattaaaGTTCATTTCAAGACTTATTTACACTAAGCGAAaacacaacttataactttgatctgattattaagatgtaacaatttatcaattaattcaatttaataggctttgaactgtaATCAATCTTTCCTCTCGGTCTAAGActgaaaaccttaatcaaattcggaATCTAAATCGACTATTAGGTACTCCCGCAATGATCAAATATAAACccgaatttgcttaagtgttcaacaaagttttcatGAAAAATATCAGATttgtttataaatattttatgaaaaCACGAGTTAAATTACTTAAGAATATCGCCTAGATCAAACttaaaataacaacaataaagAAAGAATTGTATTGCTATGTTTTAGTCTTTCACCATTAGAAAATGCCAAGTAGCTAGTTTTCTTACCTACTGCAACTTTGTTGGAGATGCATGCAAGGAGTAGTAAGAATGCTTCCTATAATTCTTGCTATGATGAATTACAAGGAAACTATAGACTCTGAATGCCAGCAAAAGCTAACCTGTAATTGCTATAGACTCTTGTAATTCATCAATGCCAGCAAGAGCTAACCTGTAATTGCTATAGACTCATTGTAATTCATCAAGGCTGAACAATCCAAACTTTTTGAAGACAAATTCATATAATCCAGACTTTCTTCcgtcaaatcaaaatatattatacagtCGATgtgctcatcttcttcttcgttaAACAGCGAAGCAATCCAATAGAGACCATTCTTTGCATAAATAATATAGTAATGGACCAAATTCCTTTTGGCTATCCTCTTGCTTTTccatgaaaaatatttcaatgaAATATTTCAAATGAGATGCAATCTTCATCAGTATTCGGTCTATTACTACACTTCAAGGTTTATTGAAATCAAGGGAGATTGTATTATCTGATACATAGAAGAATAAACAATCAGAATACAAGGATAATCAATTGCTAGATTTATCTCTCTATGAAATCTTTTTCCGGACTTTAAAACAGAAGAATGTTATTGTTCTTGCAGACCTGATATGAACACTTGAGGACAACTCGGTTGTTTATTTTTTGGTAATCGAAATCTAAATCATACCTTGAAGATCGTTAAGCAGGTGGAGATCAGTGGTGATTCAGCGGAAGACGTGGCAGCGGGGGACGAAGAGATTTTGAGAAATAGGAATTGGGGTTTATAACAGATGGGGACAAGCAGAGAAGAACGAAtataaaaggcttaatacatattaCACCCTTAAAACTTGTCAAGTTTTGACTATTGGCAccttgaattttttaaataacatATCACACTTATAGTTGATTTTAAAAATCTATCACATACCTAATAAGTTGGCTTATTCGGACCTCTTGCACACAATTTTAAATTAAGAGAAAGTAAAAGGATTTTTTGATTTAGGCCTCGTTCTTGTTCGACCCAACtaacaatttgataaaaaaaatgaaagtacGCGggttttttagaatttacccaTTTATTAATTCAAAACATGTAGGTATAAAAATAGTTGTTAAAACGAATTCACAATTCTAGTAGATTATGTCGTTTGAACCAAACATGCACAAACGAATTCCTTTTATGGAATCAAACCAAACAGATAGAGAAAGTCAGAATCATtcattctctttctttctccttAAGCTctttttgaattcatttttgtTACCCATGCACGAACCAAATGCTCCCTAATGTATTGTAGGTTACCTCGTTTAAAATGCTTTTATACGacattttagttattataaCGCATTTTACTGATAATCTTTTATTACTCTTTTTTCATATGTATTAGTTTGGAAGTGCAATTACGCATTAAATTAATTCAAATACTAATATTTTACACTAATTTGTATATGAAAGACTGTGATTTTTTTGTTGTCAAAACGAGAATTGTGCTTGTCAAGATTTGTAAAATCGAGAATTTTTAGGTTAACATTACCAAGTTGGCTGTTAACGACCACAAAATGAACCAAAAGCTCCTTTAATGTATTGTAGGTTACCTAGTTTAAAATGCTTTTATCTGACATTTTAGTTACTATAAtgtattttacctttttaaggattaattataaaaaaacacgtGGTTACACTAGTTTGTATATGAGAGACTGTGATTTTTTGTTGTCAAAACGAGAACTATGCTtgtcaaaaattgcaaaatcaATAACTTTTGGTTAACATTACCAATTTGGCTGTTAACAACCTCAagtgaaaattttcaaaaatcaaagtttttagtatcacatttactatggaaccacattttttatttttcaaaatcattaattttgGAGCTTTATTTCTCTAAATATTAACTTGCTCTGCtcaccaaacaacacataaatgacctTAAAACTAGAAAGTTGAAaatttaaagttgtttagaatattatcaacttcttgaaaattttcattttgagattgttaACGGTTAAATTGACAATATCAATCCAAAAGTCCTCGATTTTGCAAATATCGACAAGCACTATCCACGTTTTGACAACAAAAAACTCACTTTCTTTATATAACCGAACCCGGGTCTGTACCATGGCAGGATACTATTCTACCGCTAGACCACTGGTGCTTCATGAGCTCCAATCAGGATAGTTCATGAGTCAAATATAACCGAATAATACTATTCTACCACTAGATCACGGTTGCTTCATGAGCTTCGGTCGGGATAGTTCATGAGTCCAATATAACCGaataataagtaaaaaaaagaGTTTAGCTACACTTATTCTAATCGTGCAAACCAAATGATTGTGGTGAACCCCTCATCACAATAGAGCTGCACCAGGCAAGTATCGTACCTGGGTTTATACCGTGACATGGTACTATTCTACCACCGAACTATTGGTGCTTCATGTTGCTCAATgcatataaattaatatagtttGTAATAGTAATGGATATTCTCCATAACAATATGAGATTTTACCCCTATTTAGGGCTTCTATGAGGATTTAATTTTCATAAGCGTCCTAATTTAGCATTTTATCCACTGTAGGTCTCTACTAAGGGCGAAACCGGTAGTTTTTTTTACCGGTTTCATTTGGTAAAGAAACCGGTAGATTAACTACcggtttcataatttttttctcTAAATTCAACTCTAGTCTACCGATTTCAGTATATAATGAAAATCGCTCGAGTGTTCatgcttttaaaattttaacttaactttcatttttaactatttattttttaatccttcaaaaaaaaaactatttattttttaactcattaattaaatttttctttGCTAAATTAGTTTGTAGTTAATATTCAATTCagttaaaaatgttttattcttttaaatgtgAGTTtgaaactatattttttttttgcagtttaAATTAGGATTTTTTACCGTTTCTTTATAGTCACATTATAGTTTGAATTACAGTTTTTAtagtttgaaattataaatttaaccaTGACGTTTTCAAGCAAGATCCTTATGTttctgaaaattaaaaaaactggTTTCagtgttatttaactgtcacatcaaaCCTTCCAACAAGTTTGTGGATAAATTGAAATAGTTTCATATATCTTTGGTTAATTATTTGGAACTATATTAGTAATacagtaaaaaaatatattttttattcataattatttgtaatttttttttatcaaaatgtcTACAATATTTAGTGAGTTACTAATATAATTGCAAATAACTCactaaaaatgtacgaaactgtttcagtttatcaataaacttgtttggaagatcTGATAtaacaattaaataacagtcaaactaatttttcaaaatttcggtAACATAAGAATAAAATCTATCTTACTTGGAAATATTAGAATTAGTTTCGTACCATTTCGTATGTTAAACAAATCTGCATTTTTAAGGTCaaattgggttaaggtgcaaaaatacccttacgagatgtttgttagaagggatataggaggtgggatagggataaaaaatacgagataagttatcccgtgtttgtttgggagatagaagagtgagacggatgagggataagcttcttatccctcaaatcctatacccaggaggtagggctgtaatcgagccgagccgaaccgagctttggcttgtTCAAGTTCGGTtcactataaaattaacgagctcaagtccgagccgagcttgatataaaattaacgagccgagcccgagccgagctttggcttgctcaacgagcttgagccgagcttcgagcttgtttcgagcccaaaatcctcttttagacttagttcattaagaaaattatctaaccatgaattgtttctgagtaaattgttaattatatttgtgaagtttgctcgcaaataactctttatattgtgtacataaacaagctcacaagcaaagttcgtgaataaataaacaagatgcttacaaatagtttgtctattactcatttattatgtttgtgaacgaactcatctaatagcaaatgaaataatattaagtttagatatttgtgaactaacacaaaactatatagttttctacaaaactaaaatttgttcataaatgttctaatcgagcctgctcgcgagctttcgagccgagctttggcatgctcaagcttggctcgtttacgaaccgagccagtaaatcgtgttcacgagcggctcgtttacaaatcgatccgagtcgagccgagcttttatcgagccgatcaccgagccgctcatgagcggctctgttcatttacagccctaccaggagggggtggtataaggaggtgagataatctcctgcgattttaatatgATGGAAAAGTCAATTTTAtctctcaaattaatgttatgtagtttaaatatggttaaaatagtaaaatgtattattttaacCCCATCCCTATcacacataccaaacattgaataataattcttgactatcatatttttattcttatcccaaccatttatccctATCCATATCCCAACatttatccctatccctatcccaatagaataccaaccGCCCCGTTAACATTTtgggtcaagagcaattttatcccctaacgtctaaaatggtgcaattttatccctaatgttggaagccaagagcaaatttacccctaacgttgataaactgggtcaatttgagaaataattcatcaaactgtcttctcggtcatgaatcttgtcatctacactttacacatgcgttattttatcagtaacaaatcacaaatatatgttgggatgtgaaaaaaataagaaaaaaatattaaaaatatactgtcttttgtacgaattagacaacaaaaattcaaaaaattctccgaatttataaatattaatctccaattttattattaaattataaaaaaatcatattattttttttagaacaaattgatatgcaattggtgcaaaataaagaaaaaatgatTGTAtcttataatagtgtctgaaattgatccaatttatcaacgttaggagtaaaattgctcttgactacaaacattaggggtaaaactgcaccattttagacgttaaaggtaaaattgctcctaacccaaaacgttagaggtatttttgcaccttaacccggTCGAATTTGTATTTCGATCTTGTATTTCCTTCCTATTTCGAGATACCCATATAACCAAACTTGCTTGTTTGTCGCTACACAAATAGGGATGGCAACAGGTAGTGTACTCGCGGGTACCcgacactacccgaccctaatgggactacccgaaCCCTGTTTTAGAGGGTATGGAACGGGTATGGGATTAAAAATACTACCCGTCATGGGTATGAGAATACCCCccgggtacccggtacccgatATATATCTGACGGGTAGCACCCGGTCAAATTTGCTCTAAATTAGAGTGAAAAAAGGAACATCATGAAAACGATGTCGTTTCAGTTTATTATTCGATCTTGTATTTCCTTCCTATTTCGAGATACCCATATAACCAAACTGCTTGTTTGTCGCTACACaaatagggatggcaacgggtagtgtgcccgcgggtacccgacactatccgaccctaatgggactacccgaaCTCTGTTTTAGAGGGTATGAGACGAGTATGGGATTAAAAATACTACCCGTCACAGGTATTCTATGGGAATACCCCCCGGTACTCGTTACCCGCTACCCATTTcccttatataaaaaaatatattacctTCCTATTTTGAGATACCCATATAACCAAACAAGTATATCTGACGGGTACCCGTTACCCGCTACCCATTACCCATTAcccttatataaaaaaaatatgttagaCATACATACACGAGTCTCGAACCCATGCTCTCTTAATTGTAAGAAATGAGCATTACCACTTCACCATTATTGTTTACATTTAAACTGTAAttgttatattatattaatttagttattatttatagacctaatacataaataaccctttgaacttgtccaaatgttgcaactgccccctccaactttcaattataacaacttacccctcataacaacttaccccttaaacttgtccaattataaaacacaaCCTCAAATTACTGACAtagactgcaattgaagaaacacgtgaaatacaaaatctgcaatgctcgtggagtatgataatcagatctttggcgtgatacgaatccgggaaaACTTTTTTATggttgcttcaaatacggggtacaaaaattctcaatttagggttatgttttacaattggacaaatttagagggtaagttgttacaattgaaagttgaggggggcagttgcaatatttggataagttcaggggttatttgtgtattaggccttatttatataaaacaaaacctaaaattaCAGCCACCAGATCGTTTGTTCTCTTCTCTCCTCAATCTCTCAAGCTTCTTCCGTCTCTGAGCCTCTCCTCCACTTCTCCATTGCTCTTCTCCCTCACCGCCTCTCCTCCACTTCTCCATTGATTTTCTCACTGCCGGCGCCATCAACCATCACCGCCGTGCCGCCATCATCTCGTCGTCGGGGGCCTCGGTTGTTACTTCTTCGACTCATCGTGAAAGGTATGCACCGAAAACTTTAATGGATTTACATTGCCATGCCTAGTCTCGAGTTGGGTTCCTAATATGCACCGAAAACTTTAATAGAAAGAATTACCAATTCAAAAACATTATGCATATATGGATATTTTCAAGTTCATTAGATAAAACAGTTTATCCAATAAGTAAAATTGTATGACTAGTGTAGCACATATAGACCTAGGCGTGAAAATCTGATAGTCCAAGTTGTCTGAAATGCAAATGATCTGATAGGTAAAGATTTCTGGGTAATTTTGAATATATTATTAGCAATATGTGCCACTTAATAATGAGGAAAAGCCTTGATTAATTGTATTTTAAAAGGCTACTGGTTTAATTTAAAAGGCAATAAATAGCATTGATGCATATATATGTATGATATGAGTTGAAGCAGTGGTTGTTGCTGCTGAGCAAAATCTCTATGCAAATTGAGTGAAGAAAGTGGTCCTTAGTTTGTTTGTAGGATGCTTTAAAGAAGCtacattatgtatatatatagctgCTATCTAATCTAATCGATCAAAATCAATGGCGAGGCAGCTAAAACTCTACTACTAGCGACTCTCTGCCTTCGCCTGAGATCTGTCTGCTCAAATCGATGGTGAGACAGTCTTCCACCTCCGGTTCCGATGGAACACCAGATTGCAATACCGTCTTCATAGACACCAGCCTCGGCACTCACTATGTCACCGCCGTCACCTCCTCCGAAACCGTTTCTGATCTTAAGAGTAATCGTCTATCCTTTTAGCTTAATGATATTTTTACGTTTTAACTGAAATAGCATCATCGCCTTTGATTATCTCATGAAGGCTTCACTTCAATTATAATGCGCTAATCTATCTGAATCGTTTATTGATTCAATGAACCggtttcaatttttgtttgtaaagtatatttttgttgttttctaATGCAGAGAAGGTGTTGCACGAACACGTTCTGGTCTTTCCTTGTATTGGGGGTATTAAAATTCACGGTTTAAAGGTATTGTATTTGATTATGACTGTAGTAACAATGTGTTAAATATGGTCGTGTGCATTTATGAAAGGTTCTCATAACTTTTGGCAGGTAAAGCGCAGAGGAAAGTTTTATTGTTTGCCGGAATCCATGTTAGTGAGTAGTGCATTCTATGGGGTGACTAAAAGTTGGTTCATTTTTGTTGATGCCTCTAGTTTGGAGGATCATAATGGGAATAGGAACTTTCTTAATCCCTGTTCTAATAGCCTGTTAAATCTAGTGCGTACGAAGAATATTGCTTTGGATGATTTGTCATTGCCTGCTATTTATCCTACTAATGTTGATGATAACCAGCTTCAGAAGCAGATTGTTTCTTGTGACAAACCATCAGAAGAAAGAGCTTCAGGAACTATACCTTCTAAAAAGAAGAGACGTAGAGTTATACCTGCTAAAAAGAAGAAATGGATAGCTAGAACTAAAACTAAATCGAACTGTGTTGATCAAGGAACCGAACACAGATCACAAAAGGAGACTAAGGCACCGGGCATCAATTCATTCCTTGAAGCTAATAAGGGAGGAGGCACCACCATTGTGCAAAGGTCTACTGTTCAGAGTGAGAGGACTAAAGAGCTAGAAAAGCATGTTGAACTCAACGATGCTAAATCAATGGAAAATAGTGTTGATGTGCTACGAGATCAATCATTGGAAGACAATCCAAAATCAGAACCTGCAGCGAAGAGAAGGCGTAAAATTAAGCTGGCAGAAAAAGGTGATGAAGATTTACTGAAAGATGATGGAACATTGGTTGCTGAATCTAATAGATTGATGCTTGAACATTCAACAATCCCTCAGAAATCTCCATTTGACAAACAGCATACTAGAAATGCCACTTTAGATGGTTCATCCATTGGTGCTCCAAAGGCTGTTCATTTGCAATCGGTTAGTCCAAGCAATGAGAACAGGAAAGGGGAAAAGAAATCAGCAAAAACTTTTAATCAAGAAACTTCTGTAGTTCCTTGTACTATGACAAATGTTGGGATTGAGCATTTTGGGACGCATAATAACTCGTCCTATTTGGGTGAAAATCCTGCTGCAGCAGTTGCATCTGGACAACATATTCAAGATGTTCTGAGTTCTGAGCCTGAGCCTGATGCAATCTATCCAAAAGATAAGCAGGGCAATCCTGCCCAAGAAATAAACTTAAGACCCTCTTCACTAGGTAAGTGCAGTGGATGGTATTGAAAACACAACCTTACATGCTCTGTTCTTGTATCAGATTATTGTTTTCTTCCTTCCTATCCATTTTCCATCATTACTATGAATGGAAAGCAAAAATTAGTAACAAGGAGCATCTATTCTTGATTTtgtttgttatttatttatattttttatttttatagaaattggtaCGAGGAACAAAGAGGCTGGTAATGTGGAAGGTGGTCATGAAGCCTCTGGAGCAGTAATTGCATCAAATATCAATAGAAAGAGAGCTTCAAAGAATCGTCCTGCTATTTTTGCAGAGAAAAATTCTTGTATCAAGGTCCAAGCATCTAATAAGGCTGAGAAAGAGAACAAAATTTCAAGGCATGAGAATGAGATCCATAAAGATAAACAAAATCATGCTTCTAATCAGAATGATGGAGCAGAACACCAAAGTCATGTTTCTGGTCAGAATGACAGagttgaagagagagaattttcagtggAGATTTCTTCTAAAACTGCATCATCAGAAAAATACGAAATATATGCTCAGTATGATCTATGCTCAAAAGCTAAAGAAGCGATTGTGGGTTCAAAATTGCTTGAAACTAGTGAAACTGTGGATCCACCAAAGTTATCCAAGAAAAGAAAGAGGTCGAAAAACACAAAGGATTTAGTGAGTGTAACACCACCGACATCTGCTACTGAACATGTGAAAGGCTTTATAAGCAGCATATCTCCTACCAAAGCTCAGAAAATTGCGAATGGAGATCACCTCAGTGATACTTTTTGTAAAGAGGAGAGCACTAGGCTTCAGGAGGTACGGAAAGAGACGGATACAATTAGTACTTCTCTGGCCACTAATGAGGAAATTAATGATGTGATTCTGAATGTGGTGGCCACTGATGAGGCAATTAATGATGTGATTCAGAATGTGGTGGCCACTGATGAGGAAATTAATGGTGTGATTCAGAATGTGGTGGAATCGGTCCAGCAGATGGTAAAAGATCAAGTGGATACTGATAGTATGCATGGGAAATCaagaaaaaaatcaagaaaGAAGCAAAATTCAGATGTAAAACTTCCACAATCATTGGAACAAAATGAGAATACTGGTAAGAATAACGTAGGGGATATGTTGTATTCATCATCTGAAGTGACAAAACAAGCTTCTCTGGCAAATACAGGCAGCACAAATCATTTAATTGGATCATTTTTGGACTATGGAAAAGATACTACAGCTGAAAATGACGGAGGCATTCAATCTGcggaagttctagcacaaaaacTGGAAAGCAACAGTAAGAAGAGGTGCCCTGAAGCTGTTATCAGCGGGAGCCCCTCTATAAGTGGTGGTGGAAATGAAGTTACCGACAATGTGGATGTTCCCTGCCAAAGTAAGGGTGTCAACTTTAATGATTATTTTGCGCCTAGAAAGCAAGATCTTGACACTGTAGGTTCTGCTGAGGTGCTTGTTGATGAAGCAACTAAAACAAATGTTGATAATGGTACAGTGAAAGCTAAGAAcaggaagaagaataagaagcaTGGTGCATATTCTGATGGTCATGATGCACATTCTGATAGTCCTCCATCTGACTCAAAAACTCATCTGATGTTAAATAGCAATCATGGTTTAGGAGCAAAGCCTCATACTGGAAACTCTAGCCCTGTAGAAGTTCAAGTTTCATTTACAAAAGCAAATTCTGGAAAAACAACACTTCAGCCGAACAAAGAGCCTTCAGAAGTTTCTGATACAGGGGCAAAACCTATGGTGTCTAGCAAGTCTCACAAGGATTATTCTGTCCCTGAAGAAGCTCTTCGATCCAATGATGCCAAGCCTGCTGGAGCTGTCAATGGTTTAAACAGTAAAAAGGCTGAACTGAATCTGGAAAGCTCTAAAAACATACGGGTACTAAGAACAAGAGTTAATGGGCGTCATTCACTTGAAGACCACAATCATAAAGTCGGCAGAAAAGCTTCTGCAATTAAGAATGGGGAAGTTGTGAATAGCTCGAAACAAGTAAGGAGCTTGTTCGGAGTATCAGGTTCGATATTCAAGGATGATAGTAGTGGTGAGGCTTCTTCTAATGAATATAGTAATTCAGATGCCAGCACCAGAACCCCATCAGATGCTTCATTGTCTTCTGACTATTCGGATGGAGAAAGCAATGCAGATTATGACTCATCACAAAGtggtaaatttaaaaatttattatctCCTGACTATTCGGATGGATGAAAAGTGACATCACTTTTTGATCATTTTGCTTTTGTATTCTCATGTCTTGTCATATATGAATGGTTGTGTGCATATTCATTCCAATATCTTAAAACTGTTATTTG comes from the Euphorbia lathyris chromosome 5, ddEupLath1.1, whole genome shotgun sequence genome and includes:
- the LOC136229179 gene encoding uncharacterized protein → MVRQSSTSGSDGTPDCNTVFIDTSLGTHYVTAVTSSETVSDLKKKVLHEHVLVFPCIGGIKIHGLKVKRRGKFYCLPESMLVSSAFYGVTKSWFIFVDASSLEDHNGNRNFLNPCSNSLLNLVRTKNIALDDLSLPAIYPTNVDDNQLQKQIVSCDKPSEERASGTIPSKKKRRRVIPAKKKKWIARTKTKSNCVDQGTEHRSQKETKAPGINSFLEANKGGGTTIVQRSTVQSERTKELEKHVELNDAKSMENSVDVLRDQSLEDNPKSEPAAKRRRKIKLAEKGDEDLLKDDGTLVAESNRLMLEHSTIPQKSPFDKQHTRNATLDGSSIGAPKAVHLQSVSPSNENRKGEKKSAKTFNQETSVVPCTMTNVGIEHFGTHNNSSYLGENPAAAVASGQHIQDVLSSEPEPDAIYPKDKQGNPAQEINLRPSSLEIGTRNKEAGNVEGGHEASGAVIASNINRKRASKNRPAIFAEKNSCIKVQASNKAEKENKISRHENEIHKDKQNHASNQNDGAEHQSHVSGQNDRVEEREFSVEISSKTASSEKYEIYAQYDLCSKAKEAIVGSKLLETSETVDPPKLSKKRKRSKNTKDLVSVTPPTSATEHVKGFISSISPTKAQKIANGDHLSDTFCKEESTRLQEVRKETDTISTSLATNEEINDVILNVVATDEAINDVIQNVVATDEEINGVIQNVVESVQQMVKDQVDTDSMHGKSRKKSRKKQNSDVKLPQSLEQNENTGKNNVGDMLYSSSEVTKQASLANTGSTNHLIGSFLDYGKDTTAENDGGIQSAEVLAQKLESNSKKRCPEAVISGSPSISGGGNEVTDNVDVPCQSKGVNFNDYFAPRKQDLDTVGSAEVLVDEATKTNVDNGTVKAKNRKKNKKHGAYSDGHDAHSDSPPSDSKTHLMLNSNHGLGAKPHTGNSSPVEVQVSFTKANSGKTTLQPNKEPSEVSDTGAKPMVSSKSHKDYSVPEEALRSNDAKPAGAVNGLNSKKAELNLESSKNIRVLRTRVNGRHSLEDHNHKVGRKASAIKNGEVVNSSKQVRSLFGVSGSIFKDDSSGEASSNEYSNSDASTRTPSDASLSSDYSDGESNADYDSSQSGSCSWKREEGGRKSLTKPIPSGMTLDEILKSSRSYKKAKLTASQSQLEDPESLLPLDFGPDGQACAAAC